The Saccharomyces mikatae IFO 1815 strain IFO1815 genome assembly, chromosome: 11 genome has a segment encoding these proteins:
- the MSN4 gene encoding stress-responsive transcriptional activator MSN4 (similar to Saccharomyces cerevisiae MSN4 (YKL062W) and MSN2 (YMR037C); ancestral locus Anc_2.598) — protein MLAFGANNRFVRHTNNKIQEDSSMMNGSNELMDPVLTTTNVSGTSSSPSNDNSVNNSISSPEYTFGQFSMDSPHRTDVTNTPILTATSNTTANNSLMNLKDTASLATNWKWKNLNNMQFLNEIEKENTNSNGKNGEDLVYSSVATPQTLKEELKNLEQLEKVFSPINSLNDSQFNENMELSPHQHATSPKTNLFEAEPSIYSNLFLDAKLPNNTNSSTGLNDDYYNLDDTNNDNTNSMQSILEDFVSSEETLKFMPDAGRDVRRYSEVVTSSLPSMTDSRNSISHSIEFWNSNHKSSSNGKSTQQIIPEDATTTERRGSTISPTTTINNSYPSFKLLDHDVSQALSGYSMDFSKDSSITKPRSAASSLNRISHSSATTRQQRASLPLIHDIESFSNDSVMTNPLSDSTSFFSEENEDNALSALNYNSLDAAAMSTYDNNVDPFNILKCSPDQDQKFIKPSMMLSDNASAAAKLATSGVDNITPTPAFQRKSYDISMNPSFKPLPTNQVHHATQQQQQQQQQQQPQQQQPPKQTSISPSIRRRKSSSITLSPTISHNGGKVPVQPRKRKSITAIDPNNYDKNKPFKCKDCEKAFRRSEHLKRHIRSVHSTERPFACMFCEKKFSRSDNLSQHLKTHKKHGDF, from the coding sequence ATGCTAGCCTTTGGAGCTAATAACAGGTTTGTTCGTCACACTAACAACAAAATACAAGAAGATTCGTCGATGATGAACGGGTCAAATGAATTGATGGATCCGGTCTTGACTACAACTAACGTTTCTGgtacttcttcttctcccTCCAATGACAATTCTGTCAATAATAGTATATCTTCTCCAGAATACACCTTTGGTCAATTCTCAATGGATTCTCCTCATAGAACGGATGTTACGAATACGCCGATTCTAACAGCAACAAGCAATACCACGGCTAATAATAgtttgatgaatttgaaagataCTGCCAGTTTAGCTACGAATTGGAAATGGAAGAATTTAAATAACATGCAGTTCTTGAATGAAATTGAGAAGGAAAACACTAATTCCAACGGCAAGAATGGTGAAGATCTGGTATACAGTTCAGTAGCTACCCCACAAACCCTAAAggaagaattgaagaacttGGAACAGCTAGAGAAGGTGTTTTCTCCAATCAATTCCCTAAATGATTCCCAGTTTAATGAAAACATGGAACTATCACCACACCAACATGCAACCTCTCCTAAGACTAATCTTTTTGAGGCAGAACCTTCTATATATTCTAATCTGTTTCTAGACGCTAAACTACCTAACAATACCAACAGTTCAACAGGATTGAACGACGATTATTATAATTTAGACGATACCAATAACGATAACACAAACAGCATGCAATCAATCTTAGAGGATTTCGTATCCTCGGAAGAAACATTGAAGTTCATGCCGGACGCTGGTCGCGACGTAAGAAGGTATAGCGAAGTGGTTACTTCCTCCCTTCCTTCCATGACTGATTCTAGAAATTCAATTTCTCATTCAATAGAATTCTGGAACTCGAATCATAAATCTAGTAGCAATGGGAAATCCACCCAGCAAATTATACCTGAGGACGCTACTACTACAGAAAGACGCGGATCGACCATATCACCAACCACAACCATAAACAACTCCTACCCAAGCTTCAAATTATTAGACCATGATGTTTCTCAAGCTTTGAGCGGTTATAGTATGGACTTCTCCAAGGACTCCAGTATTACTAAACCAAGAAGCGCTGCCTCTTCTTTAAATCGTATTTCCCATAGTAGCGCCACTACAAGACAACAACGCGCCTCCTTGCCGTTGATTCATGACATCgaatctttttcaaatgacTCAGTAATGACAAATCCTTTGTCTGATTCGACGTCGTTCTtttcagaagaaaatgaagacaACGCCTTAAGTGCACTTAATTATAACAGCTTAGACGCTGCCGCAATGTCGACATATGACAATAACGTAGACCCGTTCAATATTCTCAAGTGCTCTCCAGATCAGGatcaaaaattcattaaacCTTCTATGATGTTATCCGACAATGCTTCTGCTGCAGCTAAATTAGCAACCTCTGGTGTCGATAATATCACGCCCACGCCGGCTTTCCAGAGGAAAAGCTACGACATCTCTATGAACCCTTCGTTCAAACCACTTCCTACTAATCAAGTTCACCACGCTAcccagcagcagcagcaacaacaacagcagcagcagccgcagcagcagcagcctCCCAAACAGACATCCATAAGCCCAAGcataagaagaagaaagtcGTCAAGTATTACTTTGAGCCCAACTATTTCTCATAATGGTGGTAAGGTTCCTGTTCAGCCTCGGAAAAGGAAATCCATTACTGCCATTGATCCCAACAACTACGATAAAAATAAACCTTTCAAGTGTAAAGATTGTGAGAAGGCATTCAGACGCAGTGAGCACTTGAAAAGGCATATCAGGTCGGTTCATTCAACGGAACGCCCTTTTGCTTGTATGTTCTGCGAGAAAAAGTTCAGTAGAAGTGACAACCTATCGCAACATCTAAAAACTCACAAAAAACACGGTGATTTTTGA
- the BLI1 gene encoding Bli1p (similar to Saccharomyces cerevisiae BLI1 (YKL061W); ancestral locus Anc_2.572) translates to MGEQNKLYYDIEKLLNSLQESFDLDCAQSVSVFTSKSRSNEVWLEELENRFKLKDDIELDDVENLRTEIDNKLEMLEDKVNYYEKLCKEFEEFQNEMKIKTVVNNRRQSRTPK, encoded by the coding sequence ATGGGAGAACAAAACAAGTTATATTATGACATCGAGAAACTGCTAAATTCTTTGCAGGAATCTTTTGATCTAGATTGCGCTCAAAGTGTATCAGTTTTCACTAGTAAATCAAGAAGTAATGAGGTCTGGTTGGAAGAACTAGAGAATAGATTTAAATTAAAAGATGATATTGAGCTTGATGACGTGGAAAATCTTAGAACTGAGATTGATAATAAATTAGAAATGTTGGAGGACAAAGTAAACTACTATGAAAAACTTTGCAAAGAATTCGAAGAGTTTCAgaatgaaatgaaaattaaGACCGTTGTTAACAACAGAAGACAATCGCGAACTCCAAAATGA
- the FBA1 gene encoding fructose-bisphosphate aldolase FBA1 (similar to Saccharomyces cerevisiae FBA1 (YKL060C); ancestral locus Anc_2.577): MGVEQILKRKTGVIVGEDVHNLFTYAKEHKFAIPAINVTSSSTAVAALEAARDNKSPIILQTSNGGAAYFAGKGISNEGQNASIKGSIAAAHYIRSIAPAYGIPVVLHSDHCAKKLLPWFDGMLEADEAYFKEHGEPLFSSHMLDLSEESDEENIGTCVKYFKRMAAMDQWLEMEIGITGGEEDGVNNENADKEDLYTKPEQVYNVYKALHPISPNFSIAAAFGNCHGLYAGDIALRPEILADHQKYTKQQTGSKEDKPLFLVFHGGSGSTVQEFHTGIDNGVVKVNLDTDCQYAYLTGIRDYVLNKKDYIMSPVGNPEGPEKPNKKFFDPRVWVREGEKTMTAKIAKSLETFRTTNTL; encoded by the coding sequence ATGGGTGTTGAACAAATTTTAAAGAGAAAGACCGGTGTCATCGTTGGTGAAGATGTCCACAACTTATTCACTTACGCTAAGGAACACAAGTTCGCTATTCCAGCTATTAACGTTACCTCTTCCTCTACTGCCGTCGCTGCTTTAGAAGCTGCTAGAGACAACAAGTCCCCAATCATTTTGCAAACCTCTAACGGTGGTGCCGCTTACTTTGCTGGTAAGGGTATCTCTAACGAAGGTCAAAACGCTTCTATCAAGGGTTCTATTGCTGCTGCCCACTACATCAGATCCATTGCCCCAGCTTACGGTATCCCAGTTGTCTTACACTCTGACCACTGTGCCAAGAAGTTGTTGCCATGGTTCGACGGTATGTTGGAAGCTGATGAAGCTTACTTCAAGGAACATGGTGAACCATTATTCTCTTCTCACATGTTGGATTTGTCTGAAGAAAGTGACGAAGAAAACATTGGTACTTGTGTCAAGTACTTCAAGAGAATGGCCGCTATGGACCAATGGTTAGAAATGGAAATCGGTATTACCGgtggtgaagaagatggtGTTAACAACGAAAACGCCGACAAGGAAGACTTGTACACCAAGCCAGAACAAGTTTACAACGTCTACAAGGCTTTGCACCCAATCTCTCCAAACTTCTCTATTGCTGCCGCTTTCGGTAACTGTCACGGTTTGTACGCTGGTGACATCGCTTTGAGACCAGAAATCTTGGCTGACCACCAAAAATACACCAAACAACAAACTGGTTCCAAGGAAGACAAGCCATTGTTCTTGGTCTTCCACGGTGGTTCCGGTTCTACCGTCCAAGAATTCCACACTGGTATTGACAACGGTGTTGTCAAGGTCAACTTGGACACTGACTGTCAATACGCTTACTTGACTGGTATCAGAGACTACGTCTTGAACAAGAAGGACTACATAATGTCCCCAGTTGGTAACCCAGAAGGTCCAGAAAAGCCAAACAAGAAGTTCTTCGACCCAAGAGTCTGGGTTAGAGAAGGTGAAAAGACCATGACTGCTAAGATCGCCAAGTCTTTGGAAACTTTCCGTACCACTAACACTTTATAA
- the MPE1 gene encoding cleavage polyadenylation factor subunit MPE1 (similar to Saccharomyces cerevisiae MPE1 (YKL059C); ancestral locus Anc_2.579) gives MSSTIFYRFKSQRNTSRILFDGTGLTVFDLKREIIQENKLGDGTDFQLKVYNPDTEEEYDDDAFVIPRSTSVIVKRSPAIKSFSVHSRLKGNVGAAALGNATRYVTGRPRVLQKRQHTATTTANVSGVTEEERIASMFATQENQWEQTQEEMSTATPVFFKSQTNKNSAQENEGPPPPGYMCYRCGGRDHWIKNCPTNSDPNFEGKRIRRTTGIPKKFLKSIEIDPETMTPEEMAQRKIMITDEGKFVVQVEDKQSWEDYQRKRENRQIDGDETVWRKGHFNNLPDNLKCPLTEGLLRQPVKTSKCCNKDFSKEALEDALVDSDFVCPNCGTSDILLDSLVLDEDKQKEVETFLKKQQEVRGNSKDGNQPEAKKIKLLDTASTIGLSSNTNPSTSVNNGSAPVPPVPLPFGMPPFPMFPMPFMPPAPNVTNSHQTDASPKK, from the coding sequence ATGAGCAGTACTATATTTTACCGCTTCAAATCTCAGCGAAACACATCGAGAATTCTATTCGATGGTACTGGTTTGACAGTGTTTGATTTAAAAAGGGAAATTATACAAGAGAACAAACTAGGCGATGGTACTGATTTCCAATTGAAAGTTTATAACCCGGatacagaagaagaatacgACGATGATGCTTTTGTTATACCTAGGTCTACTAGTGTGATAGTAAAAAGATCTCCCGCAATAAAATCATTCTCTGTACATAGCCGACTTAAAGGGAACGTGGGAGCAGCTGCCCTGGGGAATGCAACAAGGTATGTCACTGGTAGACCGAGAGTGTTACAGAAGAGACAACATACGGCCACAACCACCGCTAACGTTAGTGGTGtaactgaagaagaaagaatagcCAGTATGTTCGCTACGCAAGAGAATCAATGGGAACAAACgcaagaagaaatgtcTACAGCCACAcctgttttttttaagtCACAAACAAATAAGAATTCTGCACAAGAAAACGAAGGCCCTCCGCCCCCAGGTTACATGTGTTATCGTTGTGGGGGAAGAGACCATTGGATTAAGAATTGTCCAACAAACAGCGATCCTAATTTCgaaggaaaaagaataagaagaaCCACAGGTATTCCGAAGAAGTTCTTAAAATCAATTGAAATAGATCCTGAAACAATGACACCGGAGGAAATGGCCCAACGAAAGATCATGATCACGGACGAGGGTAAATTTGTAGTTCAAGTAGAAGACAAACAATCATGGGAAGActaccaaagaaaaagagagaacAGACAAATTGATGGCGACGAAACTGTGTGGAGGAAAGGGcatttcaataatttgCCAGATAATTTGAAATGTCCCTTGACAGAAGGTCTTTTAAGACAGCCCGTAAAGACTAGCAAGTGTTGCAACAAGGACTTTTCGAAAGAAGCGCTGGAAGACGCGCTTGTGGACAGCGATTTTGTGTGCCCCAATTGTGGAACTAGCGATATCCTTCTCGATTCCTTAGTACTTGATGAAGATAAGCAAAAAGAGGTTGAAACCTTTTTAAAGAAGCAGCAAGAAGTGCGCGGCAATTCTAAAGATGGTAATCAACCGGAAGCTAAGAAGATAAAGTTGCTTGACACAGCTAGTACCATTGGCTTGAGCAGTAATACCAATCCGTCTACTTCTGTGAATAATGGTAGTGCTCCAGTGCCACCAGTACCGCTGCCTTTCGGAATGCCTCCTTTTCCCATGTTTCCAATGCCCTTCATGCCACCGGCGCCAAATGTCACAAATTCTCACCAAACCGATGCGAGCCCCAAGAAATGA
- the TOA2 gene encoding transcription initiation factor IIA subunit gamma (similar to Saccharomyces cerevisiae TOA2 (YKL058W); ancestral locus Anc_2.580) — protein MAVPGYYELYRRSTIGNSLVDALDTLISDGRIEASLAMRVLETFDKVVAETLKENTQSKLTVKGNLDTYGFCDDVWTFIVKNCQVTVEDSHHDASQSGSGDSQSVISVDKLRIVACNSKKSE, from the coding sequence ATGGCAGTACCTGGGTATTACGAGTTATATCGTAGAAGTACTATAGGGAATAGTTTGGTGGACGCCCTCGACACTCTAATTAGTGATGGAAGAATAGAAGCTTCGTTGGCTATGCGTGTTTTAGAGACGTTTGACAAAGTTGTTGCAGAAactttaaaagaaaatacccAATCAAAACTGACCGTGAAAGGTAATCTGGATACGTATGGTTTCTGTGATGATGTTTGGACTTTCATCGTAAAGAATTGTCAGGTTACTGTTGAGGACAGCCACCACGATGCTTCCCAGAGCGGTTCTGGAGATAGCCAAAGTGTAATTTCCGTAGATAAATTGAGGATTGTGGCATGTAACTCAAAAAAGAGCGAATAG
- the NUP120 gene encoding Nup120p (similar to Saccharomyces cerevisiae NUP120 (YKL057C); ancestral locus Anc_2.582) — MACLSRIDANLLQYYEKAEPSNTVHLYVSDNGDSNELKGGYIPASAPLPKSCGSEYSNCLLLSNSEYICYHLSSGSTLLTFYPLSDAYHGKTTKIHLPNASMNQRHTLTIQEVQQQLLVNIILSDGSLLTLRLPLSFLFSSDDTLNGEWFHIQNPYDFTVRVPHFLYFVSSKFSVVFLEDGGLLGLKKSDDLHYEPLLFNDNSYLKSLTRFFSRNPRSDYDSVISCKIFHERYLIVLTQNCHLKIWDLATFTLIQDYDIVSRPGSDLSHFRKVESVGEYLSLYNNTLVILLPLDNGLFQIGTLLVDSNGMLTYTFQNNIPTNLSASAIWSIVDLILTRPLELNVEACYLNMIVLWKSGTASKLQILNIKDESFKNYEWIESVNKSLVDLQSEHDLDIVTKTGDTERGFCNLKSRYGAQIFERAQQILSENKIIMAHDEDEEYLANLETILRDVKTAFNEASSITIYGDEMILVNCCQPYNHSLYKLNTTVENWFYNMHSETEGSELFKYLKTLNGFASTLSNDVLRSLSKKFLDMITGELPDSMTTAEKFTDVFKNCLENQFEITNLKILFDELSSLDVIVVLNDLINNQMKPGIFSKKDFISSIKFDGFTTMISLESLHQLLSIHYRITLQVLLTFALLDVDIKVFGQHISTLLDLHYKQSLLLNLYRQDKSLLAEILLKNSSEYSYGVRFFNYGQLIAYIDSLNSDVYNAPANENSFFMAFFQSYVIEDSLHKNTKTFLENVERPFYLRHNEVQEFMFAMSLFSCAKFDQSYEIFQLHDYPEAINDLLPTFLEDLKSENYHGDSIWKDLLRTFAVPYRHSAFYYQLSMLFDRNNSQEFALKCISKSAEYSLKEIQVEEPQDFKERQHIHYLNLLIHFRMFEEALDILRLGHECLSETIRKNFFQLLLQKDVYSQDFFSTLLRLSNAHSNNGKLYLGTVDIEIVDGILSQNLWGGNWEGFKKLYSFRMLNKSERSAAEVLYQYILMHSNPNVIQKKRCYLMIINVLSSFDSTYDQWILNDSRVVTLTDLRNELRSL, encoded by the coding sequence ATGGCATGTCTCTCAAGAATTGATGCAAATTTGCTCCAATATTATGAAAAAGCCGAACCCAGTAATACCGTTCATTTATACGTCAGTGATAACGGTGATAGTAACGAACTGAAAGGCGGATATATACCAGCTTCTGCACCACTTCCAAAATCCTGTGGAAGCGAATATTCTAATTGTCTACTCCTAAGTAACTCTGAATATATTTGTTACCATCTTTCCTCGGGATCAACGTTGTTGACGTTTTATCCTTTGAGTGACGCATATCATGGGAAAACGACTAAAATACATTTGCCAAATGCCTCTATGAATCAGAGACATACCTTAACCATACAAGAGGTGCAACAGCAATTGCTGGTTAACATTATTTTGAGTGATGGTTCACTTTTGACGTTACGATTACCACTTAGTTTCCTGTTTTCATCCGATGACACCCTCAACGGAGAGTGGTTTCATATCCAAAATCCCTATGATTTCACAGTTAGAGTTCCTCATTTCCTCTATTTTGTATCGTCCAAGTTTTCAGTTGTGTTTTTAGAAGATGGTGGTCTGTTGggtttgaagaaaagcGATGATTTACATTACGAGCCTTTACTATTCAATGATAATTCATATTTAAAAAGTTTAACAAGATTCTTTTCCAGAAATCCTAGATCTGATTATGATAGCGTAATTAGTTGCAAAATATTTCACGAGAGATACCTGATTGTTTTGACTCAAAATTGccatttgaaaatttgggATTTAGCAACATTTACTCTAATACAAGATTATGATATAGTTTCACGACCAGGTTCAGATTTGAGCCATTTCAGGAAGGTAGAATCTGTAGGGGAGTATCTTTCCCTGTACAATAATACATTGGTTATACTTTTACCCTTAGATAACGGGCTCTTTCAAATAGGCACTTTATTAGTTGATTCAAATGGTATGTTGACTTATACTTTCCAAAATAATATTCCAACTAATCTTTCCGCTTCTGCCATTTGGTCGATTGTGGATCTGATTCTAACGAGACCATTGGAGTTAAATGTCGAAGCCTGTTATTTAAATATGATTGTTTTGTGGAAGAGTGGTACTGCCAGCAAATTACAGATACTAAATATAAAAGATgaaagtttcaaaaactaTGAATGGATAGAATCTGTCAATAAATCTTTAGTGGATCTACAATCCGAACATGATTTGGATATCGTTACAAAGACCGGAGATACTGAAAGAGGATTCTGTAATCTTAAGTCAAGATACGGCGCCCAGATTTTTGAACGTGCACAACAAATACTAAGTGAAAATAAGATCATCATGGCTCATGACGAAGATGAGGAATATTTGGCTAACCTAGAAACAATATTGAGAGATGTGAAAACAGCTTTCAATGAAGCCTCTTCTATAACAATTTATGGTGATGAAATGATTCTCGTTAACTGTTGCCAACCTTATAATCATTCCCTTTACAAACTTAATACTACAGTAGAAAACTGGTTTTATAACATGCATTCTGAAACTGAAGGTTCCGAATTGTTCAAATACTTAAAGACTTTGAATGGATTTGCTTCTACTTTGTCAAATGATGTTCTTAGGTCACTTTCTAAGAAATTCCTTGATATGATAACAGGGGAGTTACCTGATTCTATGACCACTGCAGAAAAATTTACAGacgttttcaaaaactgtTTGGAAAACCAATTTGAAATCACGAATCTAAAGATTCTCTTTGATGAACTAAGCTCTCTCGATGTCATAGTTGTTTTGAATGATCTAATCAATAACCAAATGAAGCCCggtattttttcaaagaaggaTTTCATTTCCTCAATCAAGTTTGATGGTTTTACCACTATGATTTCGCTAGAGTCTCTTCATCAATTACTCTCCATACATTATCGTATTACGTTACAAGTATTGTTAACATTCGCTCTGTTAGATGTTGATATCAAAGTTTTTGGACAACATATATCCACGTTATTGGATTTGCATTATAAGCAATCTTTATTGCTGAACCTATATAGACAAGACAAGTCTCTCTTGGCCGAAATTCTTCTCAAGAACTCTTCTGAATACTCCTACGGCGTTAGATTTTTTAACTACGGCCAACTTATTGCCTATATCGATTCTTTGAACTCTGATGTCTACAACGCGCCCGCTAATGAGAACTCATTCTTTATGGCATTTTTCCAATCGTATGTTATTGAAGATTCCTTGCATAAGAATACAAAAACGTTTCTGGAGAACGTTGAGCGTCCGTTTTACCTACGTCACAATGAAGTGCAAGAATTTATGTTTGCTATGTCATTATTCAGTTGTGCTAAATTTGATCAATCTTATGAGATATTTCAGTTGCACGATTATCCGGAAGCTATCAATGACTTATTGCCAACGTTTTTAGAGGATCTTAAGAGTGAAAATTACCACGGTGATAGTATATGGAAAGATCTTTTGCGCACTTTTGCAGTTCCATATAGACATTCTGCATTCTACTATCAATTATCCATGTTATTTGATAGAAACAACAGTCAGGAGTTTGCTTTGAAATGTATATCTAAGTCAGCAGAATATTCActgaaagaaattcaagTTGAGGAACCGCAAGACTTTAAAGAAAGGCAGCATATTCATTatttaaatcttttaatCCATTTCAGGATGTTTGAAGAAGCTTTGGATATTTTGAGGTTGGGCCATGAGTGTCTTTCCGAAACaataagaaagaattttttccagTTATTATTACAGAAAGATGTGTATTCGcaagatttttttagtacACTTTTACGCTTGTCCAACGCTCATTCGAATAATGGCAAATTATATCTTGGTACAGTAGATATCGAAATAGTGGATGGCATCTTGTCACAAAATTTATGGGGTGGCAACTGGGAGGGTTTTAAAAAGCTATACTCTTTTAGAATGTTGAATAAAAGTGAGAGGTCTGCTGCGGAAGTATTGTACCAGTATATATTAATGCATTCCAATCCTAACGTTattcagaagaaaaggtgTTACCTGATGATCATTAATGTTCTATCTAGCTTTGATAGTACATATGACCAGTGGATCTTAAACGATAGCAGAGTGGTAACTCTAACTGATTTGAGGAATGAATTACGGAGTCTATAG
- the TMA19 gene encoding Tma19p (similar to Saccharomyces cerevisiae TMA19 (YKL056C); ancestral locus Anc_2.584), protein MIIYKDIFSNDELLSDAYDAKLVDDVIYEADCAMVNVGGDNIDIGANPSAEGADDDVEEGAEMVNNVVHSFRLQQTAFDKKSFLTYIKGYMKAVKAKLQETNPDEVPKFEKGAQTYVKKVIGSFKDWEFFTGESMDPDAMVVMLNYREDGTTPFVAIWKHGIVEEKI, encoded by the coding sequence ATGATTATTTACAAGGATATCTTTTCTAACGACGAATTGTTGTCTGATGCCTACGATGCTAAGTTAGTTGATGATGTTATCTACGAAGCTGACTGTGCTATGGTTAATGTTGGGGGTGACAACATCGATATTGGTGCTAACCCATCTGCCGAAGGTGCTGATGACGATGTTGAAGAAGGTGCTGAAATGGTCAACAACGTTGTTCACTCTTTCCGTCTACAACAAACTGCTTTTGACAAAAAGTCCTTCTTGACCTACATTAAAGGTTACATGAAGGCTGTTAAAGCTAAGTTGCAAGAAACCAACCCAGACGAAGTCCCtaagtttgaaaaaggtGCTCAAACTTACGTCAAGAAGGTTATTGGTTCTTTCAAGGACTGGGAATTTTTCACTGGTGAATCCATGGACCCAGATGCCATGGTCGTCATGTTGAACTACCGTGAAGATGGTACCACTCCATTTGTTGCTATTTGGAAGCACGGTATtgtggaagaaaagatctAA
- the OAR1 gene encoding 3-oxoacyl-[acyl-carrier-protein] reductase (NADPH) (similar to Saccharomyces cerevisiae OAR1 (YKL055C); ancestral locus Anc_2.585) yields MHYLPVAIVTGATRGIGKAISQKLLQKGLSCIMLGSTKESIKYVAMDKDYSQSKSLYQRHCAMAIDFKKWPHWLDCETYDGIEYFKNKPPLKQKYHTVFDPCDKWSTNELYYYVNLLINCAGLTQESLSVRTTASQMQDIMNVNFMSPVTMTNICIKQMMKSQRRRPELSNESAQLTIINISSILHSGEMKVPGTSVYSASKAALSRFTEVLAREMEPRGVRCFAVSPGLVKGTDMIQNLPVSSKEVLETAIGTNELSTPAEVAQEVWSLYNNTKMHK; encoded by the coding sequence ATGCATTATTTACCGGTTGCGATAGTAACAGGTGCCACTAGGGGTATAGGGAAAGCAATATCTCAGAAATTGCTCCAGAAAGGTTTAAGTTGCATTATGCTGGGATCCACTAAAGAGAGTATAAAGTATGTCGCAATGGATAAGGACTATTCACAATCAAAATCTTTATATCAGCGACACTGTGCAATGGCAATcgatttcaaaaaatggcCTCACTGGCTTGACTGTGAGACATATGACGGTATCGAgtacttcaaaaataaaccgcctttgaaacagaaatatCATACAGTGTTTGACCCATGTGACAAGTGGTCAACTAATGAgctttattattatgtaaACTTACTGATCAATTGCGCTGGGTTGACACAAGAATCATTAAGTGTAAGAACCACTGCTTCCCAAATGCAAGATATAATGAATGTTAACTTCATGAGTCCTGTGACAATGACAAATATCTGCATAAAACAGATGATGAAGTCTCAAAGAAGGAGGCCAGAACTTTCTAATGAATCTGCTCAACTCACCATCATAAATATTTCGTCAATCTTACATTCCGGGGAAATGAAAGTTCCAGGTACATCTGTTTACTCGGCCTCTAAAGCCGCATTGTCTCGATTCACAGAAGTTTTAGCTAGAGAAATGGAACCAAGAGGTGTTCGTTGTTTCGCGGTATCTCCAGGCCTGGTCAAGGGTACCGATATGATTCAGAATTTGCCAGTGTCATCTAAAGAAGTACTGGAGACCGCCATTGGCACAAACGAACTCAGCACACCTGCCGAGGTGGCACAGGAGGTTTGGTCTCtatataataatactaAGATGCACAAGTAA